The Priestia aryabhattai genome includes a region encoding these proteins:
- a CDS encoding phosphoribosylaminoimidazolecarboxamide formyltransferase codes for MNPNQSKAKVQNAENTPIKILNGEASYINFLDALNAFQLVRELRQATGQPAAASFKHVSPAGAAVYSPLNETLAESYFVEGVDLSPLAIAYTRARGTDRMSSFGDCAAFSDEVDITAANLLKTEVSDMIVAPSYTQEALEILKQKKKGKYLILEIDPNYVPDPIEKRTVFGITLEQERNEVQIGKEVFNHIVTTQSVMPDNAKRDLLVALITLKYTQSNSICFVLDGQTIGIGAGQQSRIHCTRLAAEKADKWWLRQHPRALNMKFREGISRVEVNNAIDGWLNDDITEMENEQWKRCFEEVPARLSKSEKQEWLKRLKDVSYASDAFLPFRDNIDRAAQSGVKYVVQTGNSLRDEQVTRAANEYGMIMAHLGIRVFHH; via the coding sequence ATGAATCCAAATCAAAGTAAAGCCAAAGTTCAAAATGCTGAGAACACACCTATTAAAATCTTAAATGGAGAAGCCAGTTATATTAACTTTCTAGATGCATTAAACGCTTTTCAACTGGTCCGGGAGCTTCGACAGGCTACTGGTCAACCTGCAGCTGCATCTTTTAAACACGTAAGTCCAGCAGGCGCAGCTGTGTACTCTCCACTAAATGAGACACTTGCTGAATCCTATTTTGTTGAAGGCGTAGATCTCTCTCCTTTAGCTATTGCTTATACAAGAGCGCGTGGAACAGATAGGATGTCTTCGTTTGGAGATTGTGCTGCTTTTAGTGATGAAGTGGATATAACTGCAGCTAATCTCCTCAAAACAGAGGTTTCTGATATGATTGTTGCACCAAGCTACACTCAAGAAGCACTAGAGATTTTAAAGCAGAAAAAGAAAGGAAAATATTTAATCTTAGAGATTGATCCAAACTATGTACCAGATCCAATTGAAAAAAGAACGGTATTTGGAATTACTTTAGAACAAGAAAGAAATGAGGTACAGATTGGGAAAGAAGTTTTTAATCATATTGTTACGACTCAATCTGTTATGCCTGATAATGCAAAGAGGGACCTTCTTGTTGCTCTTATTACATTGAAATATACACAATCAAACTCTATTTGCTTCGTCTTAGATGGCCAAACGATTGGAATTGGTGCTGGACAACAGTCCCGTATTCATTGTACAAGGTTGGCAGCTGAAAAAGCTGATAAATGGTGGTTAAGACAACATCCAAGAGCCCTTAACATGAAGTTCAGAGAAGGCATTTCTCGTGTAGAAGTGAATAATGCAATTGATGGATGGCTGAATGATGATATTACTGAGATGGAAAACGAACAATGGAAACGATGTTTTGAAGAGGTCCCTGCTAGGCTAAGTAAGAGTGAAAAACAAGAATGGCTAAAAAGGTTAAAAGACGTTTCTTATGCATCTGATGCTTTTTTACCGTTTCGTGATAATATAGATCGTGCGGCTCAGAGTGGCGTTAAATATGTGGTTCAAACAGGCAATTCTTTACGAGATGAACAGGTTACACGGGCAGCAAATGAATATGGAATGATTATGGCGCATTTAGGCATACGTGTATTCCATCATTGA
- a CDS encoding helix-turn-helix transcriptional regulator: MLHNKLAVCRVEKSWTQQQLADQVGVSRQTIASLEKNKYNPSLILGFKIANAFNKPLTEVFEYEKE; the protein is encoded by the coding sequence ATGTTACATAATAAACTTGCTGTCTGTAGAGTAGAAAAATCTTGGACTCAACAGCAATTAGCTGATCAAGTAGGAGTTAGCAGGCAAACAATTGCTTCTCTAGAAAAAAATAAATATAATCCCTCTTTGATACTTGGTTTTAAAATTGCTAATGCTTTTAATAAACCTTTAACTGAAGTATTTGAATATGAAAAGGAGTGA
- a CDS encoding mersacidin family lantibiotic produces MNRNQIVEELKMNHPAGTAMVEVSEEELTRVYGGSDVQPETNTVITPLTILTLYVPSKLNC; encoded by the coding sequence TTGAATCGCAATCAAATAGTTGAGGAATTAAAGATGAACCATCCTGCTGGCACAGCTATGGTGGAAGTATCTGAAGAAGAACTAACTCGCGTGTATGGCGGCAGTGATGTTCAACCTGAAACTAATACGGTTATTACACCATTAACAATTCTTACCTTGTATGTACCATCTAAATTAAATTGTTAA
- a CDS encoding mersacidin family lantibiotic, which yields MSRDQVIEESKMNHPAGTAMVEVSEEELTRVYDGGDVQPETSPLCVTAGLIGGYYLSKAIC from the coding sequence ATGAGCCGCGATCAAGTAATTGAGGAATCAAAGATGAACCATCCTGCTGGCACAGCTATGGTAGAAGTATCTGAAGAAGAACTAACTCGTGTGTATGACGGCGGTGACGTTCAACCTGAAACTAGCCCTCTTTGTGTAACTGCAGGATTAATTGGCGGTTATTATCTTTCTAAAGCAATTTGTTAA
- a CDS encoding response regulator transcription factor, which yields MKILLSKREKEISILIAKGYKDHEISEALFISRRRVGEIILNIKTKYKLNSRVSIGILVYHFGWLSINEVVRDGGGRIVQQEKNSIH from the coding sequence ATGAAGATACTGTTAAGTAAACGAGAGAAGGAAATTTCTATACTTATTGCTAAAGGTTATAAAGATCATGAAATATCAGAGGCGCTGTTTATTAGCAGGAGAAGAGTAGGAGAAATAATTTTAAATATCAAGACAAAATATAAATTAAATTCTCGAGTGAGTATAGGGATACTGGTTTATCATTTTGGGTGGCTAAGTATAAACGAAGTTGTAAGGGATGGAGGTGGTAGGATTGTTCAGCAAGAAAAAAACTCCATACATTGA
- a CDS encoding ketoacyl-ACP synthase III codes for MKSTARITAIGTYIPEKRLTNDDLERIVDTNDEWIVQRTGMRERRVAGENEYSSDLAIKAIENLVEQYQKELIDVDCIVVSTTTPDYAFPSVATQIQDYFDIPQTGALDFNATCAGFTYGLHMANGFITSGLHQKVLVVTAETLSKVTDYTDRTTCVLFGDGAAAVLVEKDAEHPSFIATHIGTNGKGGKHVYRTNLSTTMHGQPLSSSGKMVQNGREVYKWASRTIPLGIAELLEQANLQKDKVNWFVPHSANLRMIESICERSDFSLDKTLTSVEYMGNTSSVSIPLALQIGISEGKLKNGDILLLYGFGGGLTHAGHIIKWDLTK; via the coding sequence ATGAAATCAACTGCACGTATTACAGCAATAGGTACATACATACCTGAAAAAAGACTTACGAATGATGATTTAGAAAGAATTGTTGATACAAATGATGAATGGATTGTGCAGCGAACGGGCATGAGGGAAAGAAGAGTTGCAGGTGAAAACGAATATTCTTCTGACTTAGCTATTAAAGCCATTGAAAACTTAGTCGAGCAATATCAGAAAGAGTTGATTGATGTAGATTGTATTGTTGTTTCAACAACAACGCCTGACTATGCGTTTCCAAGTGTAGCCACTCAGATACAAGACTATTTCGACATTCCTCAAACAGGTGCTCTAGACTTCAACGCTACTTGTGCTGGCTTTACGTATGGATTACATATGGCAAACGGGTTTATTACATCTGGACTTCATCAGAAAGTTTTAGTCGTTACTGCAGAAACTTTATCAAAGGTTACAGATTATACAGATCGGACTACTTGCGTCTTATTTGGGGATGGAGCTGCGGCTGTTTTAGTGGAAAAAGACGCAGAGCATCCAAGCTTTATAGCTACTCACATTGGGACAAACGGAAAAGGAGGTAAACATGTATACCGTACGAATTTATCTACTACTATGCATGGACAACCTTTAAGTTCTAGTGGCAAGATGGTTCAAAACGGAAGAGAAGTGTATAAGTGGGCATCCCGAACAATTCCCTTAGGCATAGCAGAGTTATTAGAACAAGCAAATCTACAAAAGGATAAAGTGAATTGGTTTGTTCCACACAGTGCCAACTTACGAATGATTGAATCAATATGTGAAAGATCAGACTTTTCGCTAGATAAAACGTTAACTAGTGTCGAGTATATGGGAAATACCTCATCTGTTTCGATTCCATTAGCGTTACAAATAGGTATAAGTGAAGGTAAGTTGAAAAACGGAGATATCCTCTTACTTTATGGATTTGGAGGAGGTCTTACACATGCAGGACATATTATTAAATGGGATTTAACAAAGTAG
- a CDS encoding mersacidin family lantibiotic, with protein MNRNQVIEELKMNHPAGTAMVEVSEEELTRVYGGGDVQPETTTACLYTGGVVIGVTLSLWKC; from the coding sequence ATGAATCGCAATCAAGTAATTGAAGAATTAAAGATGAATCATCCTGCTGGTACAGCTATGGTAGAAGTATCTGAAGAAGAACTAACTCGCGTATACGGCGGCGGTGACGTTCAACCTGAAACTACTACTGCTTGTTTATATACGGGTGGAGTAGTAATTGGGGTTACACTTTCACTTTGGAAATGTTAG
- a CDS encoding mersacidin family lantibiotic, whose translation MNRNQVIEELKMNHPAGTAMVEVSEEELARVYGGGDVQPETTPACAIGGGITLGIALSKLLC comes from the coding sequence ATGAATCGCAATCAAGTAATTGAGGAATTAAAGATGAACCATCCTGCTGGCACAGCTATGGTAGAAGTATCTGAAGAAGAACTAGCTCGCGTGTATGGCGGCGGCGACGTTCAACCTGAGACTACTCCTGCTTGTGCTATTGGCGGAGGCATTACTCTGGGAATTGCACTTTCAAAGTTGCTTTGCTAA
- a CDS encoding type 2 lanthipeptide synthetase LanM family protein, translated as MNITYPNSKSINAQYFYKALSVKERYDLFKQTNYDLNKIHITEKEINNILKSWKANSLLSDEKLEEKLSSYGLTSDEFCKVLKVSDDDQWINNIDKKFRPQWIKYVEQALELNRQYPIEPFKQLDISLAFRPFCLWFKEKLSKYLGIHSDLNKMIVQEALLSSLIHNLIQGLNNIGARTIVLELHIAKKLNELEGTTPEQRYESFIHKKLLPSQSIEFIYQEYPVLARALMTKTMYYYDVVIEFLNRYQKDYEKIKNSFIEDTIRLTSLSAGIGDSHQKGRTVMRLKFENDKEIIYKPKSLAIVKHFNNLLEWMNQKGFTSTLKSYRSIDQGSYTWEECIIPEECQTKEQVENYYKRLGGYLAVIYILNGTDFHHENVMANGEYPLLIDLETLFHHVPDLKIPETAEVKAKLEAVNSVLGTALLPMLFYKAVDGRGVDISGVSGENQELPIPLLQVENDGSDEIRFVRKTAMTGLHTQNVPKLHNKLAPAGDFVEHIVKGFKEAANIIIENKGDLLVEHGPLTSFKDVEIRIVNRPTQYYGNFLLEANHPNYMKDWLDKEKLLDRLWFTVLDRRPIPYEIESLAEGDIPMFVTKPSSYDLVSSNDDIISNYYEKTSYDACIEKIQNFSIEDINKQVKWIEASLITNNPKHEKIQEAYNVGNYIKTYREKLDTEKMINEAKKIGDNLEKSAIYSSYGDVSWIGLETNYYGQWQVSALDKGLYNGLSGIGLFLAYLGKVTNEQKYHDLAKKVERSILLAPVNDKSLISAFYGKASNLYMLSHFNKIYGENQERKEYIEKVLSNIQLNVKEDKLFDLLGGSAGTIQILLNLYEQTQNEQALHIAILCGEHLVENKVVTPEGTGWPSVTDPKPLGGFSHGTSGIAWSLLRLYHFTNNQSFYDIAIDAIKYDQSLFDEDARNWKDLRCSDYNCNEHSATWCHGSAGIGLSRIMYLPFLKKSDIIADIETGIKTTLEMGMGKSHSLCHGDLGNSELLLQASQALSRPDLYELAQSIGMNVINYYKEHGQYKTGVNGHVELPGMMLGLSGIGYQLLRLATPKVVPSILTLN; from the coding sequence ATGAACATTACTTATCCAAATTCCAAGTCAATAAATGCCCAATACTTTTACAAAGCATTATCTGTAAAAGAACGCTATGATCTTTTCAAACAGACTAATTATGATTTGAATAAAATACATATTACTGAAAAAGAAATTAACAATATATTAAAGAGTTGGAAAGCTAATAGTTTATTGAGTGATGAAAAACTAGAAGAAAAATTAAGTAGTTATGGATTAACCTCTGATGAATTTTGCAAAGTACTGAAAGTATCTGATGATGATCAATGGATAAACAACATAGATAAAAAGTTTCGTCCTCAATGGATAAAATATGTAGAACAGGCACTAGAATTAAATCGCCAATATCCAATTGAACCTTTTAAACAATTAGATATTAGTTTAGCATTTCGTCCTTTTTGTCTCTGGTTTAAAGAAAAACTGAGTAAATATTTAGGTATCCATTCAGATCTTAATAAAATGATAGTTCAAGAAGCATTATTAAGTTCACTTATACATAATTTAATTCAAGGTTTAAATAACATAGGCGCACGAACTATTGTATTAGAATTACATATAGCTAAAAAACTAAATGAACTAGAGGGAACAACACCTGAACAAAGGTATGAATCTTTCATACATAAAAAATTATTACCAAGTCAATCGATTGAGTTTATTTACCAAGAGTACCCTGTTTTAGCTAGGGCTTTAATGACTAAAACAATGTATTACTATGATGTCGTTATTGAATTTTTAAATCGATATCAAAAAGACTATGAAAAAATTAAAAATTCTTTTATTGAAGATACGATTCGTTTAACAAGCCTTTCAGCTGGGATAGGTGATTCTCATCAAAAAGGGCGAACTGTCATGAGGTTAAAATTTGAAAACGATAAAGAAATTATATATAAACCTAAGTCATTAGCCATTGTTAAACATTTTAATAATTTATTAGAGTGGATGAACCAAAAAGGATTTACTTCGACCTTAAAAAGCTATAGATCAATTGACCAAGGAAGCTATACCTGGGAAGAGTGTATAATACCTGAAGAGTGTCAAACAAAAGAACAAGTTGAGAACTATTACAAAAGATTAGGTGGATATTTAGCTGTCATATATATTTTAAATGGCACTGATTTTCATCATGAAAACGTAATGGCAAATGGTGAGTATCCCCTGTTAATTGATTTAGAAACACTCTTTCATCATGTTCCAGATTTAAAGATACCAGAAACAGCTGAGGTTAAGGCAAAATTAGAGGCAGTAAATTCAGTTTTAGGAACGGCCCTTTTACCAATGTTATTTTATAAAGCTGTTGATGGCCGAGGCGTTGATATTAGTGGAGTAAGTGGTGAGAATCAGGAACTTCCTATTCCTCTACTACAGGTAGAAAATGACGGAAGTGATGAAATCAGATTTGTCCGTAAAACTGCAATGACAGGATTACATACACAAAATGTTCCTAAGCTTCACAATAAATTGGCTCCTGCTGGAGACTTTGTAGAGCACATTGTCAAAGGTTTTAAAGAAGCAGCTAATATAATTATAGAAAATAAAGGTGATTTGCTTGTTGAACATGGTCCTCTAACTTCGTTTAAAGATGTAGAAATTAGGATTGTAAATCGTCCAACTCAATACTATGGTAATTTTTTATTAGAAGCCAATCATCCAAACTATATGAAAGATTGGTTAGATAAAGAAAAACTATTAGACCGATTATGGTTTACTGTTTTAGATAGACGTCCTATTCCATACGAAATTGAGAGCCTAGCTGAAGGTGATATCCCTATGTTTGTAACTAAACCTAGTAGTTATGATTTAGTTTCAAGTAACGATGATATAATATCAAACTACTATGAAAAAACTAGTTATGATGCATGTATTGAAAAGATACAAAACTTTTCTATAGAAGATATCAATAAACAGGTTAAATGGATTGAAGCATCTCTAATTACAAATAATCCAAAACATGAAAAAATACAAGAGGCCTATAATGTAGGCAATTATATAAAAACATATAGAGAAAAGTTAGATACAGAAAAGATGATAAATGAAGCTAAAAAAATTGGCGATAATCTAGAAAAAAGCGCTATCTATAGTAGTTATGGTGACGTTTCATGGATTGGATTAGAGACGAACTATTATGGTCAATGGCAAGTTTCTGCTTTAGATAAAGGTCTTTATAATGGTTTAAGTGGTATTGGATTATTTTTAGCCTATTTAGGTAAAGTTACAAATGAACAAAAATACCATGATTTAGCTAAGAAAGTTGAAAGAAGTATTTTACTTGCTCCAGTGAATGACAAAAGTTTAATTAGTGCATTTTATGGGAAGGCATCGAACCTTTATATGCTCTCTCACTTTAATAAGATATATGGAGAGAATCAAGAAAGAAAAGAGTATATAGAAAAAGTACTTTCTAATATTCAACTAAATGTTAAGGAGGACAAACTCTTTGATTTATTAGGTGGAAGTGCTGGTACCATACAAATATTATTAAATCTATATGAACAAACACAAAATGAACAAGCTCTTCATATAGCTATACTATGTGGCGAGCACTTAGTGGAAAATAAAGTTGTCACCCCTGAAGGCACTGGGTGGCCAAGTGTTACAGACCCAAAACCATTGGGAGGTTTTTCTCATGGTACAAGTGGCATAGCTTGGTCTTTATTAAGGTTATATCATTTTACAAACAATCAATCATTTTATGATATTGCAATTGACGCGATAAAATATGATCAATCATTATTTGATGAAGATGCGCGTAATTGGAAAGATCTTAGATGTTCAGATTATAATTGTAATGAACATTCGGCAACATGGTGCCATGGCTCAGCTGGTATAGGCCTAAGTAGAATTATGTATTTACCATTTTTAAAAAAATCAGATATTATAGCAGATATTGAAACAGGAATTAAAACTACTTTAGAAATGGGCATGGGAAAAAGTCACTCCCTGTGTCATGGAGATTTAGGTAACTCTGAACTACTCTTACAGGCTAGTCAAGCACTTAGTAGGCCTGACTTATATGAATTAGCTCAATCTATTGGAATGAACGTAATAAATTACTATAAGGAACATGGTCAATATAAAACAGGAGTTAATGGCCACGTGGAATTGCCAGGTATGATGCTTGGACTTTCAGGTATAGGTTATCAATTATTACGATTAGCCACCCCAAAAGTGGTCCCATCGATATTGACACTTAATTAA
- a CDS encoding peptidase domain-containing ABC transporter, which produces MFSKKKTPYIEQMEHSECGLACIAMILNYHSYQISLAEIRDQFGASKKGTSLHNLIEISNFYKVNGKVFKAEKVERSMIDSPIVVFWESKHYIILEKINKNNKKFTIIDPAHGKRSITDKEFYEKYSGYILTFTLSKDFIKRKKQSKTNFLWSHIIKQKKVLFTVLLASFILQGFGMVIPKITQWITDSVILKEQTNYINLIGVMVLIIYLFYQLFSIARGYMIARLQTLIDSSLMSTFIAKLFNLPYSFFETRTSGDLIYRANSNTLIRQILSSRVIALVIDTILIIGYAAMMFYIKWQLTLIVLGLSILIVTTMLLSTRIIRNLSDKNLLIQTKTQSYLTESIYGICDVKVLGAEEKIFKTWFQLFKQHLKISQKQSFITSSLESLGIGIQFITPLFLLWVGINMVISREISLGELLAFNSLAASFIVPIVSMGTTYSQLLLLGSYMQRLQDVVETKSENSNTEEIKDFKGYIEFKDVSFKYEYFGKNVLSSIDLTIKPGERVAIVGASGSGKSSLAKLLLGLNLPTEGSLTYDGQDIKNLNLQSIRRRIGAVLQETRLFHGSILENIELLSEEKSLDNIIEIAKTADIHEDILKQPMGYYTMISEGGNNFSGGQRQRLLLARALMKKPKLLILDEATSALDNLSEARIQENLQKLNCTQIIIAHRLSTVINADRILVMHDGEIIESGTHEELLDKMGYYYSLYYGEKEKMNEKISI; this is translated from the coding sequence TTGTTCAGCAAGAAAAAAACTCCATACATTGAACAAATGGAGCATAGTGAATGTGGATTAGCATGTATAGCTATGATATTAAATTATCATAGTTATCAAATTAGTCTTGCAGAAATTCGCGATCAATTTGGAGCATCTAAAAAGGGTACTTCTTTACATAACTTAATTGAAATAAGCAACTTTTATAAAGTCAATGGAAAGGTGTTTAAAGCTGAAAAAGTAGAACGTTCCATGATTGATTCTCCAATTGTGGTTTTTTGGGAAAGCAAGCACTATATAATATTAGAAAAAATTAACAAAAACAATAAAAAGTTTACTATTATTGACCCTGCTCATGGTAAAAGATCTATCACTGATAAAGAGTTTTATGAAAAATACTCTGGTTATATTTTAACCTTCACATTATCCAAAGACTTTATAAAGAGAAAAAAACAATCTAAAACAAACTTTTTGTGGAGCCATATAATAAAGCAAAAAAAAGTTTTATTCACTGTACTGTTAGCATCTTTTATCTTGCAAGGTTTTGGAATGGTTATTCCCAAAATTACTCAGTGGATCACTGATAGCGTTATCTTAAAAGAACAAACAAACTATATAAATTTAATTGGTGTTATGGTGTTAATTATATATCTCTTTTATCAATTATTTTCTATTGCTAGAGGTTATATGATTGCTAGACTTCAGACTTTAATAGATTCTTCGTTAATGTCAACTTTCATAGCTAAGTTATTTAATTTACCATATTCTTTTTTTGAAACTAGAACAAGTGGCGATCTTATATACCGTGCCAATTCTAATACGTTGATTAGACAAATATTATCTTCAAGAGTTATTGCTTTGGTAATTGATACTATCTTAATTATTGGATATGCTGCTATGATGTTCTATATCAAATGGCAACTAACATTAATCGTACTAGGACTAAGTATACTTATTGTTACCACTATGTTGTTAAGTACAAGAATAATAAGGAATCTCTCTGATAAAAACTTGTTAATTCAAACCAAAACCCAAAGTTATTTAACGGAGAGTATCTATGGAATATGTGATGTAAAAGTCTTAGGAGCAGAGGAAAAAATTTTCAAAACTTGGTTTCAATTATTTAAACAACACCTCAAGATATCGCAAAAACAAAGTTTTATAACATCCAGCTTAGAGTCACTGGGCATAGGTATTCAATTTATTACTCCCCTTTTTCTATTATGGGTTGGAATTAACATGGTAATAAGTCGGGAGATATCCTTAGGTGAACTTTTAGCTTTTAACTCACTTGCAGCTTCTTTCATAGTTCCCATTGTGTCTATGGGAACAACTTATTCTCAGTTATTGTTACTAGGTTCTTATATGCAGAGACTCCAAGACGTAGTTGAAACTAAATCTGAAAATTCGAACACAGAAGAGATTAAAGATTTTAAGGGATATATAGAGTTCAAAGATGTTTCTTTTAAATATGAATATTTTGGAAAAAATGTTCTTTCATCAATTGATCTTACTATTAAACCAGGTGAGAGAGTTGCAATAGTAGGAGCTTCAGGGTCTGGAAAAAGTTCTCTCGCCAAATTATTACTTGGCTTAAACCTGCCTACAGAAGGTAGCCTCACTTACGATGGACAAGATATTAAAAATTTAAATCTCCAATCTATACGTAGAAGGATTGGAGCTGTTCTTCAAGAAACCAGGTTATTTCACGGAAGTATATTGGAAAATATTGAATTGTTAAGTGAAGAAAAATCTTTAGATAATATTATAGAAATAGCAAAGACTGCTGATATTCATGAAGATATCCTTAAGCAACCTATGGGCTACTATACAATGATTTCAGAAGGTGGAAACAATTTTTCAGGTGGACAGAGACAGCGCTTGCTTTTAGCAAGAGCATTAATGAAAAAACCAAAATTATTGATTTTGGATGAAGCAACTTCTGCATTGGACAACTTATCAGAAGCTCGAATTCAAGAAAATTTACAAAAATTAAATTGCACTCAAATTATTATTGCCCACAGACTTTCTACAGTCATAAATGCTGATCGTATTTTAGTAATGCATGATGGAGAAATCATTGAATCAGGTACTCATGAAGAATTACTAGATAAAATGGGATATTACTATAGCTTATACTACGGTGAGAAGGAGAAAATGAATGAAAAAATTAGTATTTAA
- a CDS encoding YfbU family protein, whose translation MKITTFEQISLINQFKILEKLYPEDLRIYKPLRVILEQGFDCGINNIQEWLQSDKSQETYELVLEILKMYTHLISSYQKLENKKDLNKNKFIFPGFNRNNEMQYLICANYLISEMKEFHIINQNKRHEDFTSHKIMKIKYLAMLDKWRAFKNTQILTHKEIQLILAS comes from the coding sequence ATGAAGATTACAACGTTTGAACAAATTTCATTAATTAATCAGTTTAAAATTCTTGAAAAATTATACCCTGAAGATTTACGTATATATAAACCTTTAAGAGTAATCTTAGAACAAGGATTTGACTGTGGTATTAACAATATTCAGGAGTGGTTGCAAAGTGATAAGTCACAGGAAACTTATGAATTAGTCTTGGAAATATTAAAAATGTATACCCATTTAATTTCTTCGTATCAAAAACTAGAAAATAAAAAAGATTTAAATAAGAACAAATTTATATTCCCTGGATTTAATAGAAATAATGAAATGCAATATTTAATATGCGCTAATTATTTGATTAGTGAAATGAAAGAATTTCATATAATTAATCAGAATAAAAGGCATGAAGATTTTACCTCACATAAAATAATGAAGATAAAGTATCTTGCGATGTTAGATAAATGGAGGGCATTTAAGAATACACAAATATTAACACACAAAGAAATTCAATTAATATTAGCCAGTTAA
- a CDS encoding AbrB/MazE/SpoVT family DNA-binding domain-containing protein yields MKSTGVVRKLDKEGRIVLPKPLRKLLELSIDDPIEILLDEKNIVLRKYSPIPACIITGEISEQNITFKNESIALSPKGLKVILKELKNMEIEI; encoded by the coding sequence ATGAAAAGTACTGGCGTTGTTAGAAAATTGGACAAAGAGGGTCGAATTGTTCTTCCTAAACCATTAAGAAAACTTTTAGAACTTAGCATAGATGATCCTATTGAAATTCTTCTTGATGAAAAAAATATTGTTTTAAGGAAGTACTCACCCATTCCAGCATGCATAATAACTGGTGAAATCTCAGAACAAAATATTACCTTTAAAAATGAAAGCATTGCTTTAAGCCCTAAAGGCCTAAAGGTAATTTTAAAAGAACTGAAAAATATGGAAATAGAAATTTAA
- a CDS encoding mersacidin family lantibiotic, producing MNRNQVIEELKMNHPAGTAMVEVSEEELARVYGGGDVQPETSPLCVTAGLIGGYYLSKAIC from the coding sequence ATGAATCGCAATCAAGTAATTGAGGAATTAAAGATGAACCATCCTGCTGGCACAGCTATGGTAGAAGTATCTGAAGAAGAACTAGCTCGCGTGTATGGCGGCGGTGACGTTCAACCTGAAACTAGCCCTCTTTGTGTAACTGCAGGATTAATTGGCGGTTATTATCTTTCTAAAGCAATTTGTTAA
- a CDS encoding mersacidin family lantibiotic: MNRNQVIEELKMNHPAGTAMVEVSEEELTRVYGGGDVQPETSPLCVAGGIIIGIKISKAVC, from the coding sequence ATGAATCGCAATCAAGTAATTGAAGAATTAAAGATGAATCATCCTGCTGGCACAGCTATGGTAGAAGTATCTGAAGAAGAACTAACTCGTGTGTATGGCGGCGGTGACGTTCAACCTGAAACTAGCCCTCTTTGCGTAGCTGGAGGCATTATTATTGGGATTAAAATCTCTAAAGCAGTTTGTTAA